The genomic DNA CACTGACAATAATGTTAGTGTTATTTTCTACTTTGAAATTGATTCCCTCTGGTGCATCTACTTGAACTTGATGACTGTAGCCAATATTCAGTACAAGTTTAGTTCCTTGCATTTGGGCGCGATAGCCTACACCTTGCAGTTCCAAACGGCGTTGGAAACCTTCAGAAACACCTTCTACCATGTTGGCAATTAATGTCCGGCTGAGACCGTGCATTTGTCTAGCTACACGGGTTTCGTTCCGGCGGGTTACCAATATTGTTTCGCCTTCTTGGGCAATGACAATAGTGTGAGATAGTTCACGAGATAGTTCGCCTTTTGGGCCCTTAACTACTACCTTTGTGCCATCAATTGCCACTTGTACTTTGGCGGGAATAGTAATTGGACGTTTACCAATACGAGACATGACTTAATTTTGTCCTTTGTCAGTTGTCAGTTGTCAGTTGTCAGTTTTATGTGGAACTGACTATTGACGTTCACAAATGCCTGTTTTGAGCATTTTGAAGACTACCAAATGTAGCAAAGCACTTCACCACCCACATTTTGACGACGCGCTTCGCGGTCAGTCATAATTCCACTGGATGTAGAAATGATGGCAATACCTATACCACCTAATACTTTGGGTAGTTCTTTCCTGGTCGAGTAAACACGTAATCCAGGCTTACTTATCCGTTTTAGTGCTGTGATCAGGGGTTGACGAGTTTTACCTTTGTATTTCAGAGAAATGACTAGGTTGGTATTAATCCCTTCACCAGATTCTGTACATTCAGCAATAAAGCCTTCTTCTTGTAGTACCTTAGCGATACTACGAGTCATTTTTGTTGCTGGCACTTGTGTAGTTTGATGCCTTGCCAGATTAGCATTGCGGATGCGCGTCAGCATATCTGCAATTGTGTCGTTAGCCGCCATCTTTCCCTCTTTAGATGAACTTATTAATCGCGAAAGGGCATTCCCATTTCCTTGAGTAAAGCACGACCTTCTTCGTCGTTTTTAGCTGTGGTGATGATAGAAATATCTAAACCACGGATTTGATCAATGCTGTCGTACTCGACTTCTGGAAAAATTAGCTGTTCTCTTACACCTAGAGTGTAGTTACCTCTGCCATCAAAGCTTTTGGGGCTAATACCACGAAAGTCACGGATTCTAGGTAGTGATAGGCTAATTAGTCGGTCGAGAAAGGCGTACATCCGTTCGCCTCTGAGAGTCACCATGATGCCAACGGGCATACCTTGACGAATTTTAAAGCCAGCGATCGCCTTTTTGGCTCTTGTTACTACTGGTTTTTGACCAGTAATTAAAGCTATTTCACTTAAAGATGCTTCTAACGCTTTAGCATTTTGAGCAGCTTCTCCCAAACCTCTGTTAACAGTTATTTTGACCACCTTAGGTACTTGATGAACGTTGGTGTATTGAAACTGCTGAGTTAGCTTGGGGACAATTGTCTCTTGATATAAAGTTTTGAGTCTGGTTGTCGCCATAGTTTTTTCCTGATTATCCCTGGTCTTGGTCAGGGAATTTTAGATTTTGGATTTTAGATTTTGGATTTGAAATTAAAAATATCTCAACCGATTAACATCTAAAATCTTGCCCCGCTTACAGGCTTATTTATCTAAAATCTCGCCTGTTTTCTTTAACATCCGTACTTTCTTACCTTCAGCGGTGAAAGTGTAGCAAATCCGACTAGCGACGTTTTGCTTGTTAGAATAAAGCATGACGTTAGAGCTATGGATAGGATACTCTTGGGTAACAATTTGCCCAGATTCACCTTCTTGCTGAGGCTTAACGTGTTTAGTTTTGATGTTCACACCTTTGACTAGCACTTTGCTGGTTTCGGGTAAGGATTTGATGATTTCACCAATTTTACCTTTATCTTTACCAGCTATCACTTGTACTGTGTCACCAGTCTTGACGTGCATTTTGTGAAATACTTTGGGTTTTGGCTTTGCCATTACAGCACCTCCGGCGCGAGAGAAACTATTTTAGTAAAGTTTTTATCGCGTAATTCCCGTGCTACAGGTCCAAACACCCGTGTACCTCTGGGATTACCTTCTTTGTTGATGATGACTGCGGCGTTATCATCAAAACGAATGCTCATACCACTGTCGCGGTTGATACTTTTTCGAGTACGAACAATTACTGCTTCTACCACATCAGACTTTTTTACAGCCATGTTGGGTGAAGACTCTTTGACAACGGCGATAATTCTGTCGCCTACGCCACCGTAGCGGCGATTACCTGCACCTAATACGCGGATACACATAAGTTTTTTGGCACCGCTATTATCTGCAACGTTCAGATAAGTTTGGGGTTGGATCACAATTAGTCTCCCGATGAGAGTTGTTAAGTGGATAACAACTATTTATGTTGTAGCTTTAGCGTTAAGGATTTCTGTGATTTGCCAACGCTTGGTTTTGCTCAGGGGTCTGGTTTCCTGAATGCGGACGCGATCGCCCACTTTACAGGAATTTTCTTCATCATGAGCTTTATAGCGCCGGGTTTTAACTATGATTTTGCCGTACTTGGGGTGAGGAGCGCGGTTTTCCACAGCGACTATCACTGTTTTTTGCATTTTATCGCTCACTACCAAGCCAACTCGTTCTTTGACTGCCATAGTCTCCTACTTTTATTCCTTAGTCGTTTGACTTACTGCCCTTTGACGTTCTCCCTCTACAGTGAGTAGTTGGGCTAAACGATGGCGGGCGTGTCTGAACTGGTGAGGTTTTTCTAGCTGTCTAGTAGCTTTTTGTAAGCGCAACTGAAATAGTGCTTTTTTAACGGCAACTATTTCCTCAGACAGTTTTTCATCAGTTAATTCTCTAGCTTCTGAAATCTTGGGAAGAGGCATGACCTAATCCTGCTCCTGTATTTGGGGTCGCACAATGAACTTAGTTTTAATGGGTAGTTTATGAGAAGCCAAGCGCATTGCTTCACGGGCTACTTCTTCAGAAACACCAGCAATCTCAAATAAGATTCTGCCTGGTTTCACTACAGCTACCCAAAATTCTGGATTACCTTTACCTGAACCCATCCGGGTTTCTGCGGGACGCATGGTGATGGGCTTGTCAGGAAAAATCCGGATCCAAATTTTACCACCCCGACGGATGTAACGGGTCATAGCTCGACGAGAAGCTTCTATTTGCCGAGATGTAATCCAAGAAGGTTCTTGTGCCTGGAGAGCAAAATCCCCAAAATTAAGGGTGCTGCCACGGTGTGCTAAACCCTCCATCCGTCCGCGTTGTTGTTTGCGGAATTTAGTTCTCTTAGGACTTAACATGATTTGCTAATTGGTAATTAGTAATTGGTAATTGGTAATTGGTAATTGGCTTTTTCCTGTCACCTATCACCTATCACCTCTTACGCTTCGTTGGAACGGTCTTCAAATTGCTGGCGACGGCGTTGTTGTTGACGACGACGTGGCTCACGCTCTCTTGTGGTTGGTTGGGAAGGAATTTCTTCTTGCCCAGGGATAATTTCTCCCTTAAATACCCAAACCTTGATTCCGAGAATCCCGTAAATTGTTTGGGCTGTGCAGTAAGCATAGTCAATGTCAGCCCGGAGGGTGTGTAGAGGAACTCTACCTTCTCTTGTCCACTCTGTCCGAGCAATTTCTGCTCCGTTGAGGCGACCACTAACTTGAATTTTAATTCCCTGCACTCCCGCTCTTTGAGCGCGTTGAATAGCTTGGCGTACTACTCGACGGAAGGAAACACGACGCTCTAATTGTTGAGCAATGTATTCACCAATCAAAGAAGCATCAGCATCAACTTTTTGAACCTCAACTACGTTAATGCGAATTTGACGGTTACTACCCAATAGTTCTTGGAGTCCCGTACGTAGTGCTTCTATACCTTGTCCACCGCGACCGACTACAACACCAGGTCTTGCTGTTCTGACTTCTAGGTCAATTTGGTCAGCTTTGCGCTCAATACGTACTTCGGAAATACCTGCGTTGTTTTGAGCCTTTTTACCTAGTTTTTGATCTATGTACTGGCGGAGTTTATGGTCTTCCTGTAGCAGTTCTGGATAGCGGTCAGGAACCGCAAACCAACGGGATTGATGTTCTCTTGTAATTCCCAGACGAAAACCGACTGGATGAATTTTCTGTCCCACAAATGCTTCCTCTAAAATTTCTTACTGTACGCAGTTAGTTAGTGTCTGTATGATTGCTTATTTGGCAGTAGCAGCACCGACAGCTACGGTGATATGACACGTCGGCTTGCGAATTTGGTAAGCTCGCCCTTGCGCTCTGGGTTGAAACCGTTTTAGGACAGGACCTTGGTCAGCATAAGCTTGAGTGATGACTAAATCTGCCCGTTCTAGACCCTCGTTATGTTCAGCGTTAGCAGCTGCACTTCTTAATACTTTTAACACTGGATCACAAGCTCTGTAGGGCATGAATTCCAGTATTATTAGTGCTTCTCTGTAAGAACGTCCCCTGATTTGGTCAAGTACACGTCGTACTTTGTAAGGAGATATGCGGATATAACGAGCGATCGCTTTAACTTCTGTAGTATCAGTTGCCATAATTTTCTCCATCTTGTCATTTGTCAGATGTAAGTTATCAGTTGTTTGTGACTGACCACTGACTACTGACTAATGACCGCTTACCTGCCTGATTTTTTGTCACTTCGACCATGCCCTCTGTAGGGGCGTGTTGGTGCAAACTCACCCAATTTATGCCCTACCATTTGCTCGTTTACAAATACGGGAACGTGTTGTTTACCGTTATGAACAGCAATGGTATGACCCACCATCATTGGCAGGATTGTTGAGGCTCTTGACCAAGTTTTGATAACTTGCTTTTCGTTGTTAGCGTTGAGCTTTTCAATTTTGCTGAGTAAATGATCAGCAATGAAAGGACCTTTTTTTAAAGAACGACCCATAGTGCTTTTTTGGATTTTGGATTGCTGATTTTGGATTGAGAATTTCGGATTTTGGATGTTTCTGTTTTTTGGTGAGACTCGCTGTTTTGTGAATACTCACAACAAGTAAACGAAATCTAAAATCCAAAATTTAAAATCTAAAATTCTAAGACTGACGACCACCACGACCGCGTTTAGATGACTTACGACGGCGACGTACAATCAGTTTATTACTTGCCTTGTTACGCTTACGGGTCTTAGCACCTAAAGTTGGTTTACCCCAGGGAGTAACAGGGCCTGATCTACCGATAGGCGCTCTACCTTCACCACCACCATGTGGGTGGTCTACTGGGTTCATTACACTACCTCTAACTTTAGGGCGACGACCTTTCCAGCGGTTACGTCCGGCTTTACCAGCACTGAGGTTTCTTGCTTCTGTGTTGCCTACTTGTCCAATGGTGGCGTAACATTCCCGGCGAATCATCCGAAATTCGCCAGAAGGCAATTTGAGGGTAACGTAATCACCTTCTTTTGCCATAACTTGGGCTGTCGCACCGGCCGCACGTACAATTTGTCCACCTTTTCCGGGTGTCATTTCCACGTTGTGGACGTTAGTACCTGTAGGAATCCTATACAGAGGTAAAGCATTACCATCTTCAATAGGAGCATCAACACCAGCAATAATTGTTGTGCCTACTTTCAAACCATTAGGATGTAAAATATAACGCTTTTCCCCATCTTCATATTGAACTAGGGCAATGCGCGCATTCCGGTTAGGATCGTATTCAACTGCTGTAACGATAGCCGAGATATCTCTTTTATTTCTTTTAAAATCGATGATCCGGTATAGTTGTTTATGTCCGCCTCCCCGACGACGGCTGGTTATCCGCCCTTGATTATTCCGACCTTTGGCACGATGAACTGATTCTATCAGTGACTTTTCAGGTTTGGATTTGGTGATTTCCGCAAAGTCGGAGATTGTAACTTGGCGAGTACTGGGGGTATAAGGGCGATAAGAACGAGTACCCATAAGTAATTTTGTCTTTCTAACTGATAATTGGTAATTGGTGATTGGTGAATAGGTAATCAAATCTTGTTTTTAATTCCTGATTCGCCATTCTCCAATTCTTAAACGTCTGGGAACAGAACTTGTCTGATCTTCTCTGCGTCCCCTTCCGCCACGGTGACAACTGCCCGTTTGTATTGGGGTTTGAAACCGATAAATTTACCTACACGGCGTTTTTTCCGTGGTGGTAAGGATGTGTTGACTTTGACAACTTTGACTTGGAATAAGTCTTCAATTGCTGCTCTAATTTGGGGCTTTGTGGATTTTGGAGTGACTTCAAATGTGTATTTGTTTTGCTCCATCATCACTGTCGCTTTTTCGGTTAAAATCGGGCGACGTACTAGGTCAGCCAGGTTACGGGGGTCAAAGTTAGGCACTGTAGACCTCCTGAATTTTTTCTAATGCTGCTGGTGTAACTACAACTTTGTCAGCGTGGAGCAAGTCGTAAACATTCAACTGATCAGCTGCGATAAGTTTGACGTTTTCGATGTTGCGGGCTGATAAACTGACGTTTTCTGCAACTTCGGACAAAATTAACAAGCTTTTTTGTTCTGGTGCTACTCCCCAACGAGCTAATGCTGCTACCAGTTCCTTGGTTTTAGGGCGTTGTAGTTCGTTACTAAATTCTTCTACAACAATTAGGTCTTCAGCACGACTAACAAAGGCCGTCCGTAGTGCTAAACGTCTTTCTTTACGGTTAAGTTTGATGTTGAAGTCTCTGGGTTTGGGACCAAAGATGACACCACCACCACGCCATAAGGGTGAGCGGATAGAACCTGCACGGGCGCGACCTGTACCTTTTTGTCTCCAAGGTTTGCGACCTCCACCTCGTACTTCTGCACGGGTTTTAGTGCTGGCTGTACCTTGGCGAGAATTGGTCATTTGTCGAACTAGGGCGCGATGTACTATGTGCGCTGCTGTTTCTTCTTTGGCAACTTTTAACTCAAAGCTGGTTTGGCCAACTTGGTCTCCTTGCCAATTTTTAACTACACTCTCAACCATTTTTGTGTCCTTTTTCGGTTGCCAGTGGTCAGTTGATGCTGACGGCTAAACAACTAAATCTATTTGTTACCAACTTTATTGGTGGGTAATACGTTGACTAATCCACCTGGTTTGCCGGGAATAGCTCCCTTTATTAGTAGTAAGTTACGCTCTACGTCTACTTTCACTACTGTCAGTTTGCGAATTGTGACGCGAGTTCCACCTAATCTACCTGCCATCCTTTTGCCAGGATAAACACGACCAGGGGTTGTACCTGCACCAATAGAACCAGGTTCTTTGTGGTTTTTAGAACCGTGAGACATAGGTCCACGACCAAAGTTATGCCGCTTTTGGTTGCCGGCAAAACCGCGACCAATGCTTGTTCCAACTACATCTACAATTTGACCTTCACTAAAGATGTCTGCTTTAATCTCTTGACCTAAAGCATAATTGCCTACGGCATCAGTGCGATACTCGTTTAAGTGGCGCAATGCAGGGGCATCTGATTTAGCTAGGTGTCCTAGTTTTGGTCTGTTCAATGCCTTGGGTTTAACTTCGCCATATCCAACTTGGATGGCTGAGTAACCGTCGGTCTGTTTTGTTTTAACTTGTGTGACAGTGCATGGACCTACCTTAACGACGGTGACAGGAATGGCTACTCCTTCTTCGTTAAAGATTTGGGTCATGCCCAGCTTGGTGCCGAGAATACCTACAGACACAGTTACTGGTTCTCCTTTCTATTTGCTGACCTTGGAATCGGATTCTAGGGCAATGATTTTGCTTAGGTCGAGGGTATTTACCCTAAATTCGGACTGTTGTTAAACAGTACAAATAGTTGCGACTAAACAGATAATCTGCGTCCCTAATGTTTGATAAATCCGTTGGATTTTCACTCTTTTGGCCACCAGAACAGTAATATTTAACTTCACTATCTGAAGTTAATACTGCATAATCAATGCAAGACGTGATTGCTTTGCGCTTTGTGCAGCATTGCTTTCGTCCAAGCAATTGCTCTGGCACTCTCCGGTTGTAGTGGGACTTAAATGATGTGTATCATTCAGTATCCTTTTCCTGAAACTTGCTTTTCAGAATCTACTTCTGTAAATACCTTAAACTTTATGTTCGAGGTCTTGCCTTTTTTTAGGGGCTGCGGGAGTGAATTTGGGCTGGAGCTTCAAGCGGGCTGTGGTTTAACAGCCTTTGGCTTCTGTTTTTGACCTAAAAGTTTCTCTAGTTTAGCAGTCTCTTGTACTTTCTTTCCAGATTTATTAATTATATCTGGAGAGATTGCAATCATCAAATAAAAATGATGAGTACGCTTTTTTGAGAGTGATAAGCTAAAATGACTAGCTGATTTTTACTTTGGTCACAATCTAATAATATAAATCATTGATTTATTTTTGTCTAGTGGTGTATTGGGCATCTTTTCCTGGAAGCTTAACTAAATGATAAGTTAGGGGCTAAGGATCTTGATGATGCTCAATAATTCCTAAAATTATGTGACTTAATCTCACTTAATCTACCATTAAAGGGTGAATAATATAAATATCTAAATAAATATCTAAGTGGGATAATAGGAAAATCTATGGCACTAATTACCACTGGTAACGGTTTCATTCGCGATTTGGAGAAGTTTGGTTCTCTGGGTGTGTATGTTCCTTTGGAAGGAGGCTACGAGGGTCGCTATCGCCGTCGTTTAAGGGCTACTGGTTATACTAACCTCCATATTACCGCTAGGGGACTGGGTGATGTTGCGGCTTATTTGAAGGGAGTTCATGGTGTGAGACCTCCTCATCTGGGTAAAAAAAGCACTGGTAGCGGTGCAGCGGTAGGTGAGGTGTATTATTTACCTCCTATGATTGATTCTCATTTGCAACATCTACCACCTAAGTCTAAGGGTTTGTTGTTATGGATCATTGAGGGACATATCCTTTCTGATCAGGAAGTGGAGTATTTGGCTAATTTGCCTAAATTAGAACCACGGGTAAAGGTGGTGATTGAACGGGGTGGCGATCGCTATTTCCGTTGGACTTCACTAGAAAAAACTCTGTTAGCTAGTTAGTCAATGGTCAGTTGTCAGTGGTCAGTTGTGTTTTAACCGACTGCTGACTCTGATTATGTTATGTTAGGAAACAAGGTTGAAAGTCTTTTAGGGTAGGGATTATGCAGTTAACTTTGGAACTAAATCTAAGTGCAGATCGCTATATTACCAGTTACGAATTTCTTGATCGGCTTGATTGTTTAATTTCTTTCAATAATAGGACAAATTGTTTTTTCAGGATTTTCAGGTATGGTTTCCCAACCAGAAACTAATCCTGATAATTCTTGTCTCAAAATAAGTAATTGCCGGATTTTTTCATCAATAGTTTTAATCTTATCTTCTAATTTAATTTTTATATGCTCACAAGGTAATTCCCCTTCATCATGAACATTTAAAAATTCCTTAATCTCTGACAAGCTTAATCCTAAGCTTTGAGCGCGTTTAATAAAGTGTAGTCGCTCCAAAACATCAGAGTTAAATAATCTAAATCCACCTTCCGTTCTTGCTGATGATTTAAGTAGACCAAGTTCTTCATAGTAGCGAATAGTTTTAATAGGTACACCACTAGACTTGGCAATATTACCAATGAGTTTTGGCTCTTCTTGGACTAACATATTTAGCTGCTCTGATCTTAGATAAGTTTATTTACCCGATTTTAAACTCTCCATCTAACTAGAGAGTCAAGTGAGAACAGGATCATTATGCTAATTATAGCAATGGACAAGGCGGTTAGGACATTAAACAGAACTAAAACTTAGACACTGAAAGACTTTTAGGACTGTCACCTGTCACCTGTCACCTGTTCCCTGTCACCTGCTATATCTGCTACTGGATTATGTGGCAGACTTTACTTCCACAACACCACGATACATATTCATACCGCAGTTGAAAGTATAAGTACCTGGTTTATTGGATGTGAACTCAATGGGTGTGACTTCGTTGAGTGGTAGGTTTTTGGCGATATGGAAATCAGGTAGGCGTATTTCTTCAAGACAACTACTAGGATCACGACGTAGGAAATTAAGGCGGACTCTTTGACCTGCATTGATTATAATTCGGCTAGGTTCGTAGCCTCCATCTACAGTAATATCAATTTCTTGAATCCCATTATGAGCTTTGGCTGTTTGGGGTTTTGGTTTACTGAGGAGAAACCACCATATTTCTAGTCCGATTAGCCCCAAGCCAGCTGTTGTAACTGCACCTTTTACCCAGAATGGTTGCTCAATATGACGAAACTGAGTTGTCTGCAATCGCTGGGTAGCTGGCATTTCATTATTTATCTGTGCAACTACTTGATCTGAGGCAACACTGAATGCTAATCCCAAGCCTGCTATACTGCTAAGAATTACTTTACTCAACATTTGCTACCTCCTTATGCTACTGTTTTAGCTTCAAATTTACGCAGACGTAGGGCATTCGTAACTACTGAAACTGAACTAAATGCCATTGCTGCACCTGCAATGATGGGGTTAAGTAACCAGCCAAAGATGGGGAACAAAATACCCGCAGCAATCGGAATACCAACAACGTTGTAGATGAAGGCGAAGAATAGGTTTTGACGAATGTTACGAATTGTGGCATTGCTAAGTTGAATGGCTGTGACAATGCTTCGTAAGTCACCGGAGATGAGTGTGATGTCACTGGCAGCGATCGCTACATCTGTTCCAGTGCCAATTGCTATTCCTACATCGGCTTGGGCTAGTGCTGGTGCATCATTAATACCATCACCAACCATAGCTACAATCTTTCCTTCTGATTGTAGTTTCTGCACTGTAGCGGCTTTTTGGTCGGGGCGGACTTCAGCCAAAACACCCTGGATTCCAACTTCACGGGCGATGGTTTCTGCGGTGCGCCGATTATCTCCTGTGAGCATTACTACTTCTAAACCCAGTTTTTGCAAAGCGCGAACTGCCTGTATGGAGGTAGGTTTGATGGCATCAGAAATCCCCATTAATCCCTGAATTTGTCCGTCAACTGCAATCCAAATCGCCGTTTTACCTAGATATTCCAAACGCTCTTTATCTGGTTGCAAGGCTTGGGTGTCAATACCTAATTCTGACATCCAGGGTTGTGTGCCAATTTGTACGAGATTATTAGAAACTATACCCTTTACACCACTGCCTATAATTGCTTCAAACTCTCTGACATTTGCTAACGTCACTTCTTGAGATTGAGCATATCTGACAACAGCTTCTGCCAATGGATGTTCGGAATTGCGTTCCACAGATGCCGTAAGTTGCACTAACTTGATTTCGTTGCTATTAGCAGTACCATTGACGGTGACAAAATCGGTGACTGTTGGTTTACCCTGAGTGATAGTTCCAGTTTTGTCTAGCACGATTGTTTGAATTTTGTGCGCTAGTTCTAAGCTTTCAGCGCCTTTAATCAAAATGCCATTTTCTGCACCTTTACCAGTTCCTACCATTACAGATGTTGGTGTGGCTAAACCCAGCGCACAAGGACAGGCGATAATTAGTACCCCAATGGTGGTAATTAGTGCTAAAGTCACGTTGCCTGTAAAATTAAACCAAATGATAAAAGTGAGCAGTGCGATCGCAATTACCGCAGGTACAAACCATCCGGTCACTTGATCTGCTAATCTCTGAATTGGGGCTTTAGAACCCTGTGCTTGCTGTACTAATTGGACAATCTGAGCTAGTACAGTATCACTACCGACTCGTGTGGCTCGAAACTTGAAACTCCCAGTTTTGTTAATGGTAGCTCCAATCACTTCATCACCTGGTTGTTTTTTAACCGCCACACTTTCCCCTGTCACCATCCCTTCATCAATTGTGGATGCTCCCTCAATTACTTCCCCGTCAACAGGAATTTTCTCGCCAGGACGAACCAGTATGACATCTCCAATCTGCACTTCTTCGATTAGGACATCTACTTCTCGTCCATTACGAATTAAACGCGCTGTTTTAGCTTGTAACCCAATCAGCTGACGGATAGCTTCTGAAGTTTGTCCTTTGGCGCGATTTTCAAATAGTCTGCCTAGTAAAATCAGGGTAATGACAACAGCAGCCGTCTCATAATATACATCTGGTGTTAACCCCTGATTGATAAAAAAGCTGGGAAATAAGGTAGGAAATAGGGAATAAAAATACGCTGCACTTGTACCTAAAGCAATTAGAGTATCCATTGTGGCAGCATGACGTTTCAAAGCTTTCCAACCGTTAATGTAGAAGGAATAACCACACCAGAACTGTACTGGAGTAGTGAGTATCAACTGTACCCAAGGATTGTGTAGCCATACTGGGATCAAGGATAAGTGCAACCCTGTCATCATAGGCAATGAACCTATCACTAACACAGTGCTAATGATGCCTCCTACCGCCACCTTTCGGATTAAATCGCGGGATTCTCGGAAGCGATGCCTTTTCTGGACATCATCTTCTCCTGCCATTAGGTTCTGTTTTTGGAGTGGGTAGGCAGAGTAACCTGCTGCATCTACCGCTTCTTGAATGGCTTCTAAATTAGTTTTTCTAGGGTCATATTTAACTGTGGCCTGTTCTGCTCCAAAATTCACAATACATTCATTGACACCGGGAACAGAATTAATCACATTTTCAATACTTTTGGCACAAGAGGCACAACTCATGCCGCGCAGTTTGAGTATGCTATTCTCCATTTGGCTGCTCCAGTTACTAAGTGGCGTTAACTAACAACTCACTGATTTCATCTTAAATTCTCCAGTCAACTGGAGAGTCAAGAGTTCAGGCTGAAGAATTTTTTTAAGCACATATTAAATGCAGATTTGTGAGTGCTTACACTTAGAAATTTAGATGGAGTGGTTGCCTTTTCACTAAAGTTAAAGATTTTTGGGTGCAATTGCGTCATGCTAGTGAAATAATAAATATTTCGGCGTTGCTGATTAAGAGTGTGATTTTTTTTCACGCAGAGTCGCAGAGAGTGAGAGTTTGATTTTTTTGATTTCATATCTTCAATTCAGCAACGCCAATATTTCTACCTACTGAGGTATAAAGATTTCATGCAGATTCCATATTTGTATGTATTCGTATAGTTCCAAAAAACATAGACAAATATCTCATGCCTTTCGTTTGCCGGGAATAACCCCGACGGGGCGGACTACAACGCCCTCTATCCCTAGACTAAATGCTGTCGGGACTACTTTTCGTAAAATATTCAAACTACCATTGACAGGCGAATATGGAAGTTAGCATAATTGTAGAGGTTTTTGGCAGCAAAACACAATTTATCAATCTCTTGATAATGGGGATGATTTCTTTGAATGATATGCCGCTCGACTACTTGCATACACTAACTGGTTTCTGGAAATATTCGCCCATATATACTAACATATCTTC from Okeanomitos corallinicola TIOX110 includes the following:
- the rplD gene encoding 50S ribosomal protein L4 → MVESVVKNWQGDQVGQTSFELKVAKEETAAHIVHRALVRQMTNSRQGTASTKTRAEVRGGGRKPWRQKGTGRARAGSIRSPLWRGGGVIFGPKPRDFNIKLNRKERRLALRTAFVSRAEDLIVVEEFSNELQRPKTKELVAALARWGVAPEQKSLLILSEVAENVSLSARNIENVKLIAADQLNVYDLLHADKVVVTPAALEKIQEVYSA
- the rplC gene encoding 50S ribosomal protein L3 translates to MSVGILGTKLGMTQIFNEEGVAIPVTVVKVGPCTVTQVKTKQTDGYSAIQVGYGEVKPKALNRPKLGHLAKSDAPALRHLNEYRTDAVGNYALGQEIKADIFSEGQIVDVVGTSIGRGFAGNQKRHNFGRGPMSHGSKNHKEPGSIGAGTTPGRVYPGKRMAGRLGGTRVTIRKLTVVKVDVERNLLLIKGAIPGKPGGLVNVLPTNKVGNK
- a CDS encoding NAD(P)H-quinone oxidoreductase subunit N — encoded protein: MALITTGNGFIRDLEKFGSLGVYVPLEGGYEGRYRRRLRATGYTNLHITARGLGDVAAYLKGVHGVRPPHLGKKSTGSGAAVGEVYYLPPMIDSHLQHLPPKSKGLLLWIIEGHILSDQEVEYLANLPKLEPRVKVVIERGGDRYFRWTSLEKTLLAS
- a CDS encoding heavy metal-responsive transcriptional regulator encodes the protein MLVQEEPKLIGNIAKSSGVPIKTIRYYEELGLLKSSARTEGGFRLFNSDVLERLHFIKRAQSLGLSLSEIKEFLNVHDEGELPCEHIKIKLEDKIKTIDEKIRQLLILRQELSGLVSGWETIPENPEKTICPIIERN
- a CDS encoding cupredoxin domain-containing protein, encoding MLSKVILSSIAGLGLAFSVASDQVVAQINNEMPATQRLQTTQFRHIEQPFWVKGAVTTAGLGLIGLEIWWFLLSKPKPQTAKAHNGIQEIDITVDGGYEPSRIIINAGQRVRLNFLRRDPSSCLEEIRLPDFHIAKNLPLNEVTPIEFTSNKPGTYTFNCGMNMYRGVVEVKSAT
- a CDS encoding heavy metal translocating P-type ATPase, giving the protein MENSILKLRGMSCASCAKSIENVINSVPGVNECIVNFGAEQATVKYDPRKTNLEAIQEAVDAAGYSAYPLQKQNLMAGEDDVQKRHRFRESRDLIRKVAVGGIISTVLVIGSLPMMTGLHLSLIPVWLHNPWVQLILTTPVQFWCGYSFYINGWKALKRHAATMDTLIALGTSAAYFYSLFPTLFPSFFINQGLTPDVYYETAAVVITLILLGRLFENRAKGQTSEAIRQLIGLQAKTARLIRNGREVDVLIEEVQIGDVILVRPGEKIPVDGEVIEGASTIDEGMVTGESVAVKKQPGDEVIGATINKTGSFKFRATRVGSDTVLAQIVQLVQQAQGSKAPIQRLADQVTGWFVPAVIAIALLTFIIWFNFTGNVTLALITTIGVLIIACPCALGLATPTSVMVGTGKGAENGILIKGAESLELAHKIQTIVLDKTGTITQGKPTVTDFVTVNGTANSNEIKLVQLTASVERNSEHPLAEAVVRYAQSQEVTLANVREFEAIIGSGVKGIVSNNLVQIGTQPWMSELGIDTQALQPDKERLEYLGKTAIWIAVDGQIQGLMGISDAIKPTSIQAVRALQKLGLEVVMLTGDNRRTAETIAREVGIQGVLAEVRPDQKAATVQKLQSEGKIVAMVGDGINDAPALAQADVGIAIGTGTDVAIAASDITLISGDLRSIVTAIQLSNATIRNIRQNLFFAFIYNVVGIPIAAGILFPIFGWLLNPIIAGAAMAFSSVSVVTNALRLRKFEAKTVA